The Ipomoea triloba cultivar NCNSP0323 chromosome 4, ASM357664v1 DNA segment TTACTCAGTATGTAATTAGGAATTTCTATGCTTCTGATTTGATTGAGATCTCAACATTTGGAATAACTCTAATTTTGCTTGCGGAAACTGCTAAAAGTTTGGTTTCTGTTAGAGACTTATATGTTTCCCTACATTTCTCTGCTCTTTGCAACATTAATATATAGCTGTTGCTTTATTCCTCTTTATTTATGTGAGCAGGTAATATTTGATTTTCGCTTCTTGGCGCTGTTAGCTATTGGGGGTTCGTTAGCAGGTTCCTTGCTCTGCTTCCTTAATGTAATTTCCTTTACATATATATCTCTTATTTTCTGTAAACAAATACAAATGTATAGTTTGTAAATCAGTCGCTTCATCAGTTCTGGTAAATGGTCACTTTTCAATTCTCATATAATATGTCACCAGCAATCAAATAAAGTTCTGGTTAATTTTTTAGTGTTCTCTAGTACAGCTACAGCATGCCCTTTCTTCTAAAATATGCATGTATTGCTTGGAATAAACTGACAGATATAAATCCCTGTAGGGTTGTGTTTATATTTTTGAGGCCTACAAAGTTTATTGGAGTAGCTGTGTTAAAGGAGTTCACACAGGGCAAATGGTTCTTCGTCTAGTTGAAGCCATTGGTGAGTTTCCCAAACCTTTTAACTGGATAAATGCCTGACTCCACTattattattgcttttgtttGAAGACGAAACAATATTCTAAAAACTGGTTTGATAAtgctaattataaatttataacttaaTATAAGATGGCTTTTCGTCCACATTATATTCCTTTCATTCCACAATGTCTTTTCACTTTTTAATGCTTCATTATCTAGATTAGTAAAAACTAACAAGCTTTTGGCTAAGTCTACATATGCACAACTAAAACAGTAAATAAAAGACAACAGAATTTAACTTTCTTGATTCTACTGCAGATGTTTATCTTGCTGGGACTGTAATGTTAATATTTGGGATGGGCTTGTATGGATTATTCATCAGTAACGTGTCTCCTGATGTGCATCCCACCGTTGATCGTGCCTTAAAGCAGTCTTCCTTGTTTGGGATGTTTGCATTGAAGGTAGTATGCACTCTTTTAACTGTTCGTGCTTTCTCCGCTTTCCATATTCCTGAAACTCCTTCCCTCCTTATTCTGGAGTTGCTTCTGGTTGTACTTAGCCTACTTATAGACAGACTGTGAAATGCAATTGTGTGCTGTCAATCTAAAACCTCTGCTTTATCATAATATCAAAAACACCTTTGGATTTTTAGGAGAGACCGAAATGGATGAAGATAAGCTCCCTTGATGAATTAAAGACTAAAGTAGGACATGTTATTGTCATGATCCTTCTTGTGAAGATGTTCGAAAGGAGTAAGATGGTCAACATAGCCACTGGTTTGGATCTGCTGAGCTATTCTGTATGTATTTTCTTGTCTTCTGCTTCCTTGTATATACTTCACAATCTGCACAAGTCAGAATAAATAGTTGGCCAAATCGAAGCAGCTTCCAGCAATGTATAATTTACACTACATTCTGCAGTCCTGAGTAATGTAACACTTTAAAGCATTGTTGACTGTTGTATTCAAGCAAATGACCAAATGCCATATTTATCatctcttttcttcttcctgCTGCTTCTTATTATCTCATGATTGAGAAGTTTTGCTAAGAGTAAGAGAAAATGGATATAAGTATTATTGATTGCATGAGGGATAGGGGCATTTTAGCAGctgaataaaatgaaaatagacTTGCGTTTGCCGGGAGTCGAACCCGGGTCTATTGCTTGGAAGGCAATTATCCTAACCGTTGGACTACAAACGCTTGTTGAAAGAAAGGTAtaacttattatttatatttgcgATATTTAAAGAGAATCAAGATAACTTTTTTGCAGCGgaataaaatggaaaaagacATGCGTTTGCCGGGAGTCGAACCCGGGTCTATTGCTTGGAAGGCAATTATCCTAACCGTTGGACTACAAACGCTTGTTGGAGGAGAATTATAActtattgtatatatacaagaccTTATTTAAAGAGAATCAAGATCTTTTGATTTGGACCACATGTTGTTAGCCTAAAGCAAAACACCTTCATTTGTGTTGACAGAAGATACTAATACATCCACATTATAAGGGATTTAGTGCATGTTACAGACTGGTGTTCCAAGGTTGATGATTGTAATCTTAAAGTTATAAGGTTGTATATGTAATTATGCAATGATATGTGGTTCTCTCAGTCTCTGAAGGGatatagtattaataaattGTATAGTGTTTATATACAGTGTTTGTTGGATATATCCACTATACCAAGTATCCTTTCATATCATCTACCACATTACTATGCCTTAACTTGAACATTGCATCATAACTGATTTGCCTAACTCTCTCTCTTGATAGGTTGAAAGACCATCCAATCTCCTCAAAGGAGTGAGGCCTGTTGCCATTGAGACCATAGTACAATCTTAGTATACTTGCTTCTCTGTCACACAACATGCCAAGGATGTTCTGTATTTCTGTCTTCATAAGCTGTTTCTTCACCATTTCTTCTGGTGTCAGGTCTTCTGGCCCCGGTATTATGTTCTGAAATTACCAATTCTCTGATCAGTTCATTCTCCATTTGGTGGGTGTTAAGTAGATAATACGAAGATTTGGAAAGGATAAAACCTGCAACGAAGCATGGCCTCGGGGAGTGATGGCTTCGTCTAAGGAAATCGGTGCAGTGCTAGTTCTCTGCATAATTAGTCTGACAGTTGAACTATTCATTTCCAGTGCCTCTGCAATCTCATGGTAAGTAGGGAATCTATGCAGCTTTCTGGTTAAGACAGCGTTCGTGTTGCAAATCTTCGGGACCAGCTCAGATACTCTCCCCTGCATAACACACACTAACCATGCATTCACTAGTTACAGGCTCATCTTCTAAGTTATCTACTCAGTCCACAACACAGAAACTCACTTTATGTGCATGAACAGACCAGTATTACTTGGGAAGAATGAGGATTCTATCTTGTAAAGTAAAGATTGATGAAGAACTGAAGAAGTGTTATCTTACGGGTAGTCTAATAACTCGAGACTTGTTTGCAATGGCTCTGAGCATGGCTTGTCTGATCCACCAGTAAACATAAGTTGACAGCTTGAACCCTCTTTCTGGATTGAACTTCTTTGCCCCGTGAAGTAGGCCAATGCTACCTTCCTGAATTAGATCCTGCAAGCTTAGTCCTCTGCCTTGATACAATGAGGCAATCGTTACAACGAGTGCTTTATAGCTTCTGATTATCAATTCTTTCGATTTCTTGGCATTGAACAAGATTCTGTTTAACGTTTTCGTGTTCATTCCTGCAGCCTTTCCCCACTGATTCGTCGTCAGCTTATCCTCTCCGGCTCCTTCAATGCTCCTCCTCACTGCTTCAACTCTAGCCTCTTCCTATGAGTACCAAAGAAAGTAAGTACACAACATAAGAAGGGAATGAAGTATAAAACTTCTGTTTTgctaccttcaaaaaaaaaaaaacttctgtTTTGCAGCAACTTTCTTTATAGTTTCtaaatttcaagttttttttttttttagtactatccTGTGACCTTCCCTCGAGGAGAGCCACAGAGGTGTCaactgagcacaaggtgcttggctgtTTTCCAGCAACTTTCAGAACACAAGAAATAAAGATTGAAGAGTTATTTTCAAACAGTTCCCATAGCAAATTAGCCATACCTTAAGGTACCAAGAACACTCTGCAACTTCCTCAGGGCTCAGGTAAAGCCCTGATTTTCCAGGCCAGAAATGAACCAGCTTCTCTTCTACCTCGTCGTCCAAGAATTCTCGCTCCTTCcttttcctcctcctccttctcctcCAGTTTCTTCTCACCCCACCACGAACCACTGAACTCATTGTCTCGCTTTCGCTCTCGGTCTCCTTGTAATACAAGGCTACATCCATTTCACATGTCAGGGCTACTGCTGTTCTAGCAGCCTGAGAAGCAGCACTTGAAGCAAGTCTAGCAGGCCCATCAGCTCCTCCAATTGCCAGTGCAAGATTTTGTACCAAAAGAGCATCATTCTTTGACCAATAATGATTGTTGAGAGGTGCAACACAGGGATTTGGGAAGAAGTAAATGATAAGGCTGCTGGTGGAGTTGGGGAGCAGTGGTTTGAACATGACAGTATGGTAATGGCCATAGAAATGTGGAGTGATATTTTTCCATTGTCATTGATTATGTATCTGAGGGTGCATGTGGCCCAGAagtaaatgacttttttttgcctCTCTTTTTCTTATCCCATTTTATTAAGTAGctatggttttcaaaaaaaaaaaaaagaaaaaaaaaagtagctagATATTTTGCATTCCTCCACCTTTAGCCATCTCAACTTCTCAACTATCTATATCCCTTTCGTGTAGATGGGACCAACTTTTTGTTTGTTGTtccaattgtaaattaaaaagaCAAATATCATGGTTCTTGCAAACAtcttttcttgatttttgtATACTTTGGACaccattaaaattaattttgtttacaGCATGTGAAAACCTTAAAAGTCAATATTTAACTTAAAGTTATGGATTCTATTTTATTCTCATCTCTTTATTGAAAATGCAATCTCATATTCTACCTCTCCCAAATTGACAATCCCAGTGAGATGGcatcttattgttttttttttttgtctagtggcacccggtgtcacggtttacactcccacatggataatGGGAGTAGGTTCAAAGTCTCAgtagaggcaactgttgactctttgtgcttcagcaggttgagaaagtaactatgcccagatactacattgtaatagagtcagtagtactcaaacaataaatataccattcctttattaaaataaaaaatattgttttaacttttaatagaGTGAACATCACATGTAATTAAGGAATATGTCAATTGTGATTAATTACATGATTTTAGACCATTAATAAAGGATCCAATTACcatcttttaaaaattagatgCGTATTTGAGCACTGTTCCTTAATATAATTGCccgaaattattttatttatccaCCAAACATCTATCGGCGACTGGTACACTCGTGTGCACGTCACAGAACCCAACAAAGTAATATATCTCTCACGCTTCCCCAGTTTGGCGCCAAAAGTTTGCTCCCACTTCACAGAACtcggcagcagcagcagcataCTTCCTACAGTGATCGTCTATCCAGCAGGAAACCCTAATCAGCTTTCATGGCGGAGCCCGGCCCTAAGAGAATCAAGATTACGAGGTAGGTTCACCATATTTTAGACTGCTCAATGTCAATTGCATTTCAAATTTtctgtacttttttttttctctttaaaaataaatggcGAAATATTTTGTATGTGCCTTTGGTAGTTTTTGGGCTCCGATCAACTCACTCCGTCGTCTTTActtgaaataattttaacaaatttccCGCTTTCGTATTTCTCTGTGATGTTTTAGTGTCTACATTCTCCAAAAACTAGGGTTTTCATAGGTGGTCTACTATTTTCTTGTCAATTCTATAATATCACAGTATCACACTGCTTTTTCGTTCATATTACGTAACCTTCCGCTATCATAGTCTGAAAATGTGGAATTGtgacattgtttttttttgtttttttgtttttaaattaaatttatttataaattttatgcgTATATCACTTGGTCTCTTATGTTGTTTTTATCACCAaaattacttagcactatgttGCAAAGAATATTCCACTGGTTCTAacgttttgtttttttaaaagttgtcaCCATTCACATGTGACTTGCTTTTCTGCTaccatttaaaaaagaattttcTAAATGCTTATGATTtggcttcttttttttcttttggtcatAGTAATTGCCTGTTTATTACCCTTTGATCACTGGATACTTTATTTATCTCAATTGAGGTCAATATTTGATCATTGTTAAAAAGTTCATTTTATCCTCTCTCAAACATTTTTTATTGAACAGTTTTATCtgaacattttttatttgaacataCCGATTCAAATTGTGTTATTCATATTACACATGCACATATGCAAACAGACAAACACATACATTTGACTCTCCTTGTTGGTTTGCTTAATACATTGAGATGGAAAGAGAGTTTTGAAGAGTTGATCTTTGTATTATATGTAGTGTTTACCCTTAAGATGGAAGAAATCTTTCTTCAAGTATGTGAAGTATGTTTTGGTAGTTATATTGGAAGACTCTTTCTCAAATGTCTAAAGGATGATGTTACAATTTGAAAAGTTGCAGCTTGGTTGTCTTTACCTGGCATAAATTCAAAAAGAGAGCAGTAATAGGTAACATTCTTATGCTCACCGCTTTAGTTATTTTCCTGAATATGCAGGGGTGAAGATGATTATATGCCTGGTAACATAACTGAGATTGAGCTTCATAATTTCATGACCTTTAGTCAGTTGAAGTGCAAACCAGGCTCACGGCTAAATCTTGTAATTGGACCTAATGGCTCTGGTAAGAGCTCACTTGTTTGTGCAATAGCCCTTGGACTGGGCGGGGAACCTCAGGTTTGTGGGGAAACTAATTACGATTTACTTAATTTGCTTGTATTTGAATGATAACTGATGCAATTACCTTATTATTTATGTAGCTCTTGGGAAGGGCTTCTAGTATTGGAGCCTTTGTAAAGCGTGGGGAGGATAATGGTTACATTAAAATATCCTTGAGAGGGGACACTAAGGAGGAGGTAATCACCATCATGCGGAAGATAGATGCCAAAAACAAGTCTGAGTGGTTATTTAATGGTAAAGCTTATTCTGAATATAAGCTCATCCAAAAAGGGCCTTCAAATGTCTTCTGAGATGATGTTTTTCTACTTGTTCTGATCAACTCCTTGAAGTAGTTTATGGAAGAAAGTACGAAATGGCTGATCAAAAGCCATATGGTCTTTTAAGCATATCTAACCTCagtaaaaaattagcataagtgCTTATAGTAGTAGGTAACTTA contains these protein-coding regions:
- the LOC116016878 gene encoding uncharacterized protein LOC116016878, whose product is MHHQAKLPSMATFTLAPALHRSPSISTLQFHKNYRRAAVSFHASMSMSASPTPSQESSPPTKTATVLSSTNSPSKAPDEGLNFALANPNGNPVVRFVKSTESTIERVIFDFRFLALLAIGGSLAGSLLCFLNGCVYIFEAYKVYWSSCVKGVHTGQMVLRLVEAIDVYLAGTVMLIFGMGLYGLFISNVSPDVHPTVDRALKQSSLFGMFALKERPKWMKISSLDELKTKVGHVIVMILLVKMFERSKMVNIATGLDLLSYSVCIFLSSASLYILHNLHKSE
- the LOC116016877 gene encoding RNA polymerase sigma factor sigD, chloroplastic — encoded protein: MFKPLLPNSTSSLIIYFFPNPCVAPLNNHYWSKNDALLVQNLALAIGGADGPARLASSAASQAARTAVALTCEMDVALYYKETESESETMSSVVRGGVRRNWRRRRRRKRKEREFLDDEVEEKLVHFWPGKSGLYLSPEEVAECSWYLKEEARVEAVRRSIEGAGEDKLTTNQWGKAAGMNTKTLNRILFNAKKSKELIIRSYKALVVTIASLYQGRGLSLQDLIQEGSIGLLHGAKKFNPERGFKLSTYVYWWIRQAMLRAIANKSRVIRLPGRVSELVPKICNTNAVLTRKLHRFPTYHEIAEALEMNSSTVRLIMQRTSTAPISLDEAITPRGHASLQNIIPGPEDLTPEEMVKKQLMKTEIQNILGMLCDREASILRLYYGLNGNRPHSFEEIGWSFNLSRERVRQISYDAMFKLRHSNVVDDMKGYLV